The Anabrus simplex isolate iqAnaSimp1 chromosome 1, ASM4041472v1, whole genome shotgun sequence genome window below encodes:
- the LOC137498528 gene encoding uncharacterized protein: protein MEQRQITCVDTLAPSHLPHTCKAAGSAAELVVGNKRAKYRAVTDNYILVVFAVETMGSWCQKARSLILDIGAGEMLTYWILGALPYFINSAVIPNQQVRPFEDPPPSNEFFMFSSKQQEVETPQQDRFDAFQAAAVPAKFILVRNYPQSHAPFQEYSDTISGPRDRQLLFTGSSPIVNAIPVRLIEEQPVQNTFFYKLSSSERTGEEPSRKVILQDFSSVAEETRERLKTDGSLSNIESRYYTPRFSDGIDELSEKTSETSDNPYSVENYEVRNENDYRYPAEDNRSGLPDTSNEIIEERRPIEEIPIIIEIIPDTVIQEPRDPSEEYQQTSDQGVVVGGSNIAEQRFPVAVDVPQERFIQNTPFRSVDNTGTFSESNDDLPESVGSQNISPTIVNILPSVSMDSPKVSDENDPTLSNSKNHVPKNMDGSAENYPTENNFETKSFSAHSGIISVLPARNNSYHVGSERNRTNEVADLLEPLPERNIQKREALMDKEPGFTLTDAPRYFHKLLLRNKRTSSPAVDSVDENPSHWRPQNLPNAQFITKRGPVESTSDPLRTYSDRSNVNPSTNADIASYRSNEIPLSERDRSGYLEEPRRYEYPIRDSDNTYRPREGRLEDYDRRLAPRRIIYYANLPEVVRQGDPRDVYRSTTGTEYGRYDFGRSSSKFPRESRFDDPVVRSPSLGVARDDRYRDRYRPTSTPTSYTIIDAERVPARSPVRAPYPQRPYQDIDSQTRYNRIPAPYQPNQPGGTTYEQFRKPNSVPPRTIGNPAPEPYRDYNPHQPAHWSMQVGTSLTVKDDGRPYNSGRRFYVHSQEQQPYSPARYPRVEDDPRHRL, encoded by the coding sequence GTGCAGGAGAGATGCTGACGTACTGGATTTTGGGCGCTTTGCCGTACTTTATCAACTCGGCGGTGATACCAAATCAACAAGTCAGGCCATTTGAAGATCCTCCTCCATCAAATGAGTTCTTTATGTTTTCTTCAAAGCAGCAAGAAGTAGAGACACCACAACAAGATAGGTTTGATGCTTTTCAAGCAGCGGCTGTACCGGCAAAGTTTATTCTCGTGCGAAATTATCCTCAATCCCACGCCCCATTTCAAGAATACTCAGACACTATAAGTGGACCACGTGACAGGCAGCTACTTTTTACAGGCTCTTCTCCGATTGTAAACGCGATACCAGTAAGATTAATTGAAGAACAACCAGTCCAAAATACTTTCTTTTACAAATTAAGTTCATCCGAGAGAACCGGCGAAGAACCATCAAGGAAAGTAATCCTGCAGGATTTTTCGAGCGTTGCGGAAGAAACGCGTGAAAGACTAAAGACGGACGGTTCTCTATCCAACATAGAATCTCGTTATTATACTCCACGTTTTTCTGATGGAATCGATGAACTTTCTGAGAAAACATCCGAAACAAGCGATAATCCATATTCAGTGGAAAATTACGAGGTAAGAAATGAAAACGATTACAGGTATCCTGCTGAAGATAATAGGAGTGGCTTGCCTGATACAAGCAACGAAATAATAGAAGAAAGACGTCCAATAGAAGAAATACCgattataattgaaattatacCGGACACTGTGATTCAAGAACCTCGTGACCCTTCTGAGGAATATCAACAAACATCAGACCAAGGTGTCGTAGTAGGTGGTTCTAACATTGCAGAACAACGTTTTCCTGTAGCCGTTGATGTTCCACAAGAACGATTTATACAGAATACTCCTTTTAGAAGCGTTGATAATACTGGGACATTCTCTGAAAGTAACGATGACCTTCCAGAATCGGTAGGATCACAAAACATTTCACCGACTATTGTTAATATATTACCAAGTGTGTCCATGGATTCCCCCAAAGTATCAGATGAAAACGATCCAACCTTATCAAACTCAAAAAACCATGTTCCTAAGAACATGGATGGATCAGCAGAGAATTATCCCACTGAAAACAATTTTGAAACCAAGTCTTTCTCGGCACATTCTGGTATTATTTCAGTGCTCCCCGCAAGAAATAACTCATATCACGTGGGTAGCGAAAGGAATAGAACGAATGAAGTTGCTGATCTATTGGAACCGCTACCCGAGAGGAACATTCAGAAGCGCGAAGCGCTAATGGATAAGGAACCAGGGTTTACACTGACGGATGCTCCACGATATTTTCATAAATTATTGTTACGAAACAAGCGGACATCCTCGCCAGCAGTTGATTCAGTTGATGAAAACCCATCTCACTGGCGACCTCAAAATTTACCAAATGCTCAATTCATAACCAAGCGAGGACCCGTAGAATCAACTTCCGACCCACTGAGAACATACAGCGATAGAAGTAATGTGAATCCTTCTACGAATGCCGATATTGCCAGTTACAGAAGTAACGAAATTCCTCTATCAGAAAGAGACCGGTCAGGGTACCTGGAAGAACCCCGGAGGTATGAATACCCTATACGAGATTCAGACAATACATACAGACCTCGAGAGGGTAGACTGGAAGATTATGACAGACGGTTGGCTCCAAGAAGGATTATCTACTACGCAAACTTGCCTGAGGTTGTTCGCCAAGGTGATCCTCGAGATGTTTATCGCAGTACAACGGGTACAGAATATGGCCGCTATGATTTCGGGCGCTCCAGTAGCAAGTTCCCAAGGGAGAGTAGATTCGACGATCCAGTCGTTCGATCACCGTCTCTTGGAGTTGCTCGTGATGACAGATATCGAGATCGCTATCGACCAACCTCTACTCCCACCAGCTATACCATCATCGACGCTGAAAGAGTACCGGCTCGGTCACCTGTTCGAGCCCCTTACCCTCAGCGACCATACCAAGATATTGATTCCCAGACCAGATATAACCGAATTCCAGCCCCTTATCAGCCAAATCAACCCGGGGGAACTACGTATGAACAGTTCCGGAAGCCGAATAGTGTACCACCTCGTACCATTGGAAACCCTGCCCCGGAGCCCTATCGTGATTACAATCCTCACCAACCTGCACACTGGTCCATGCAAGTTGGCACGAGCCTGACCGTCAAGGATGACGGCAGACCATATAATTCTGGCCGGAGGTTCTACGTCCACAGCCAGGAGCAACAACCATACTCACCTGCTAGATACCCAAGAGTAGAAGACGACCCTCGTCATAGACTTTAG